The following proteins are encoded in a genomic region of Oncorhynchus kisutch isolate 150728-3 linkage group LG4, Okis_V2, whole genome shotgun sequence:
- the LOC109889060 gene encoding leukocyte elastase inhibitor, with product MGSGFSGCVRQQSPNKSKDGEAIPFSNPSSTVRNSNTAFALDLYRTLSENHADGNIFFSPLSISSALAMVYLGAKGDTAEQMAKTLCLDTATDVHSEFQKLGSKINKPSASYQLKLVNCLCGEETFNFFPEFIEATQKFYHAELKAMDFIGAAEESRAQINSWVEKKTDSKIKVMLKPGTLSSMTRLVLVNAVYFKAQWISEFHEADTMEHTFQVNENEKRQVQMMVQVKKLPYKYIPQFKLQILELPYKGEELSMFFLLPADSNYPDQLLELERELTPERIHKWTKRQKMGTRTKVQVSIPKFKLQEDYQLNTPLASLGMVNVFDQNRADLSGMSAEMEEEVYLSTVAHKAFVDVNERGTEAGASTAAEGKMYGFSNMHYFTADHPFIFFIRHNQTQSILFLGRFSSPEEGDREGRFL from the exons ATGGGATCTGGTTTCAGCGGCTGCGTTCGGCAACAAAGTCCAAATAAGTCCAAAGACGGTGAAGCAATACCTTTCAGCAACCCTTCATCCACTGTTCGGAACTCAAACACAGCGTTTGCTCTGGACCTTTACCGTACACTGAGTGAAAACCATGCAGATGGAAACATATTTTTCTCCCCTCTGAGCATCAGTTCAGCTCTGGCCATGGTCTATCTGGGGGCCAAAGGAGATACCGCCGAACAGATGGCAAAG ACCCTGTGTCTCGACACTGCCACTGATGTCCACTCTGAATTTCAAAAACTCGGCTCAAAAATCAACAAACCCTCAGCTTCATACCAATTGAAACTGGTCAACTGCCTGTGTGGAGAAGAGACTTTCAACTTCTTCCCA GAGTTCATTGAAGCCACACAGAAGTTCTACCATGCAGAGCTGAAGGCTATGGACTTCATAGGGGCTGCAGAGGAGTCCAGAGCACAGATCAACAGCTGGGTGGAAAAGAAAACAGACA GTAAAATTAAAGTGATGTTGAAACCTGGCACTCTAAGCAGCATGACCAGGTTGGTTCTTGTGAATGCAGTCTACTTTAAAGCACAATGGATAAGTGAGTTCCATGAAGCTGATACCATGGAACACACCTTTCAAGTCAATGAG AATGAGAAAAGACAGGTGCAGATGATGGTTCAAGTCAAGAAGTTACCATACAAATACATACCCCAGTTCAAACTCCAAATCCTGGAGCTTCCATATAAAGGGGAGGAGCTGAGCATGTTCTTCCTTCTGCCTGCAGATTCCAATTACCCTGACCAGTTACTGGAG ctggagagagagctgacaCCGGAGAGGATCCACAAGTGGACCAAACGGCAGAAAATGGGCACGAGGACCAAAGTCCAGGTTTCAATCCCCAAGTTTAAACTGCAGGAGGACTATCAGCTGAACACACCCCTGGCCTCGCTGGGCATGGTGAATGTGTTCGACCAGAACAGAGCAGACCTATCTGGGATGAGtgcagagatggaagaggaagtcTACCTATCCACTGTAGCCCACAAGGCCTTCGTAGACGTGAACGAGAGAGGCACAGAGGCAGGCGCGTCCACAGCGGCAGAGGGCAAAATGTACGGTTTCAGTAACATGCATTACTTCACGGCAGACCACCCCTTTATTTTCTTCATTAGACACAACCAGACCCAATCCATTCTGTTTCTGGGCAGGTTCTCTTCACCTGAGGAGGGTGACAGGGAGGGAAGATTTCTGTAG